The following proteins are encoded in a genomic region of Pelodictyon phaeoclathratiforme BU-1:
- the greA gene encoding transcription elongation factor GreA, whose amino-acid sequence MTDRIYLTSDGYNRLKEELYVLVHQTRREVLEKIAEARAHGDLSENAEYDAAREEQSHTEARIADLENKLASATILDPKQIKTDKVYILTSVKLKNLDTPDEIIEYTLVSSEEADTDSGKISVRSPVGRALIGKAVGEKVQIVVPKGELHYEILEIFVK is encoded by the coding sequence ATGACTGACAGAATTTACCTGACAAGTGATGGGTATAACCGGCTGAAAGAGGAATTATACGTGCTGGTTCATCAAACCAGAAGGGAAGTTCTGGAAAAAATTGCTGAAGCGAGGGCTCATGGTGATCTCAGCGAGAACGCAGAGTATGATGCGGCCCGAGAAGAGCAGTCTCATACCGAAGCGCGTATTGCAGATCTTGAAAACAAACTGGCATCGGCAACGATTCTTGACCCAAAACAGATCAAGACCGACAAGGTTTATATTCTTACTTCCGTAAAGTTGAAAAATCTTGATACTCCTGATGAAATCATCGAATATACGCTGGTATCATCAGAAGAGGCCGACACCGATTCAGGCAAAATCTCTGTCCGATCCCCGGTAGGAAGAGCATTGATCGGAAAAGCTGTAGGCGAAAAAGTTCAGATAGTCGTCCCCAAAGGTGAACTTCACTATGAGATATTAGAGATTTTTGTTAAATAG
- the lepA gene encoding translation elongation factor 4, whose product MALSSTEVNRIRNFCIIAHIDHGKSTLADRLLEITHTLDRTQMASAQVLDDMDLERERGITIKSHAIQMKYRASDGLEYTLNLIDTPGHVDFSYEVSRSLAACEGALLIVDATQGVEAQTIANLYLALDAGLDIIPVINKIDLPSSDVEGVARQVMDLIGIKREEILQVSAKAGIGVPELIEAIVQRIPAPADNNHLPLRALIFDSVFDSYRGAVIYLRIVEGSLKKGDRVKFFASNKIFFAEEIGTMSMKRQPKSLLESGDVGYLICSIKDVKDAKVGDTVTLADNPAHERLSGYKEVKPMVFSGLYPINSNEFEDLRESLEKLALNDASLLYTPETSVALGFGFRCGFLGLLHMEIIQERLEREYGVNIITTVPNVEYRVVMTNGEVVIVDNPSKMPDTGRINLVEEPYVTMQIITLADYIGNIMKLGMERRGEYKNTDYLDTTRVIMHFEFPLAEIVFDFHDRLKSISKGYASMDYEYIGYRDSDLVKLDVLLNGETVDALSIVVHRSKAYDWGKKLCLKLKGIIPKQMYEVAIQAAIGSKVISRETISAMRKNVLAKCYGGDISRKRKLLEKQKEGKKRMKQVGRVEVPQEAFLALLNIDE is encoded by the coding sequence ATGGCATTGTCCAGTACAGAAGTCAACCGTATCAGGAACTTCTGCATCATCGCACATATCGATCACGGAAAATCAACCCTTGCTGACCGTCTGCTGGAAATAACGCATACGCTTGACCGCACCCAGATGGCTTCTGCACAGGTGCTTGATGATATGGATCTGGAGCGTGAGCGTGGTATAACCATAAAAAGTCATGCCATCCAGATGAAATACAGGGCCTCCGATGGCCTTGAGTATACTCTGAACCTTATTGACACCCCGGGGCATGTTGATTTCAGCTATGAGGTATCACGTTCTCTTGCTGCCTGCGAAGGCGCTCTTCTTATTGTTGATGCCACTCAGGGAGTAGAGGCCCAGACCATTGCCAACCTCTATCTCGCCCTTGATGCCGGCCTTGATATTATTCCGGTTATCAATAAAATTGATCTCCCCTCATCTGATGTTGAGGGTGTGGCTCGTCAGGTTATGGATCTGATTGGGATTAAACGCGAGGAAATTCTCCAGGTATCGGCCAAAGCCGGTATCGGGGTGCCAGAACTTATTGAGGCGATTGTCCAGCGTATCCCGGCCCCTGCCGATAACAATCACCTGCCGTTGCGGGCGTTGATTTTTGACTCGGTTTTTGATTCCTATCGTGGCGCGGTTATCTATCTCCGTATTGTTGAGGGATCGCTCAAAAAGGGTGACAGAGTAAAATTTTTTGCGAGCAACAAGATCTTTTTTGCTGAAGAGATTGGCACCATGAGTATGAAACGGCAGCCGAAATCTTTGCTTGAATCCGGAGATGTCGGCTATTTGATCTGCTCCATCAAGGATGTCAAGGATGCCAAGGTTGGCGATACGGTCACGCTTGCCGACAATCCTGCACACGAGCGTCTTTCGGGTTACAAGGAGGTCAAGCCGATGGTCTTCAGCGGTCTCTATCCGATTAACTCGAACGAATTTGAGGATCTTCGCGAGTCGCTCGAAAAACTTGCCCTGAATGACGCATCGCTGCTCTATACGCCTGAAACCTCCGTTGCCCTCGGTTTCGGGTTCAGATGCGGATTTCTTGGCTTGCTCCATATGGAGATCATTCAGGAACGTCTCGAGCGAGAGTATGGGGTCAATATCATTACCACAGTTCCCAACGTTGAGTACCGGGTTGTCATGACCAACGGTGAGGTTGTCATTGTTGACAATCCCTCCAAGATGCCCGATACCGGACGCATAAACCTCGTTGAAGAGCCCTATGTAACCATGCAGATCATTACACTTGCCGACTATATCGGCAATATCATGAAGCTTGGCATGGAGCGTCGCGGCGAGTACAAGAACACCGATTATCTCGACACGACAAGAGTGATCATGCATTTTGAGTTTCCGCTTGCCGAAATTGTTTTTGATTTTCATGATCGCCTTAAATCAATTTCGAAAGGCTATGCCTCGATGGATTACGAGTACATTGGCTACCGTGATTCTGATTTGGTCAAGCTTGATGTGTTGCTGAACGGCGAAACGGTCGATGCGCTCTCGATCGTTGTCCATCGTTCTAAAGCCTATGACTGGGGAAAGAAGCTTTGCCTGAAACTGAAAGGGATTATTCCCAAACAGATGTATGAAGTTGCCATACAGGCGGCAATCGGCAGCAAGGTGATATCGCGCGAAACCATATCGGCGATGCGCAAAAATGTTCTGGCCAAGTGTTATGGTGGCGACATCAGCCGAAAGCGCAAGCTTCTTGAAAAACAGAAAGAGGGCAAAAAGAGGATGAAACAGGTTGGGAGGGTAGAGGTTCCTCAGGAGGCTTTCCTTGCCTTGCTCAATATTGACGAATAG
- a CDS encoding pentapeptide repeat-containing protein yields MLPLLLNTALAPALSSTASASDATHLELLEGGVTSWNTMRVTHPELVPDLSGAELKGKNLRGINLYNANLSGAILSMSNLSNANLRNASLDGAKMDGTILIRANLDHAILRGANLESAVLDGAHLHQAVLVKAILKKADCTNTDFSESDLKETNFREASLVNADLSGADLRAAYLWRANLNRAKISGVKVSESTVLDSGKYASRMWAENHHSIFVEEPAQPVSANLVNSVSTEQESLQVTLPRQSEGSAVQQQVTGNTLPQKNTSDSKKSFAPRNIWQQSEAPVNVTFDRSQHEQLKSNVFDWNEMRKQNKDISVQLKGASFDHKNLSYANLSHASLFNASFKATDLGNSDLRFADLRGCNFREANLQQANLEGADLRGANLWRANLSRSRLNNAVVSSSTILDSGKIASAELAAHRGMIFVEQ; encoded by the coding sequence ATGCTGCCTCTTCTGCTCAATACCGCTCTGGCTCCAGCGCTCTCATCAACCGCATCTGCCTCTGATGCAACACATCTCGAATTGCTTGAAGGCGGAGTAACATCATGGAATACCATGAGAGTTACGCACCCGGAATTAGTCCCCGACCTATCAGGAGCTGAACTGAAAGGCAAAAATTTGAGGGGTATTAATTTATATAATGCAAATCTTTCGGGCGCTATTCTCTCTATGTCGAATCTGAGTAACGCCAACCTCAGAAACGCTTCACTTGATGGAGCAAAAATGGATGGAACCATACTGATCAGGGCAAATCTTGACCACGCCATATTACGGGGAGCCAATCTTGAAAGTGCAGTGCTCGATGGAGCTCATCTCCATCAGGCTGTTCTTGTCAAAGCCATTCTTAAAAAAGCAGATTGCACAAATACCGATTTTTCAGAATCCGATCTTAAGGAAACCAACTTTCGTGAGGCTTCGCTCGTTAATGCCGATCTCAGCGGAGCAGATTTACGGGCAGCCTACCTTTGGCGAGCCAACCTCAACCGGGCAAAGATATCTGGTGTGAAGGTTTCAGAAAGCACCGTACTTGACAGCGGTAAATACGCCTCCCGGATGTGGGCAGAAAACCACCACTCGATTTTTGTTGAGGAACCGGCGCAACCCGTTTCCGCCAACCTGGTCAACTCCGTTTCAACAGAACAAGAGAGTCTGCAGGTCACTCTTCCCCGACAGTCAGAGGGCTCTGCCGTCCAGCAACAAGTCACGGGCAACACTCTGCCACAAAAAAATACTTCTGACTCAAAAAAGAGTTTTGCTCCCCGCAATATCTGGCAGCAGTCAGAGGCTCCGGTCAATGTCACTTTCGACAGGTCGCAACACGAGCAACTGAAAAGCAATGTGTTTGACTGGAACGAGATGAGAAAACAGAACAAGGATATCAGTGTGCAGCTCAAAGGAGCTTCATTTGATCACAAAAATCTTTCCTATGCCAATTTAAGTCATGCATCTCTCTTTAATGCAAGCTTCAAGGCAACCGATCTTGGCAACAGCGATCTTCGGTTTGCAGATTTAAGGGGGTGTAACTTCCGGGAAGCCAACCTGCAACAGGCCAATCTTGAAGGAGCAGATCTCAGGGGAGCCAATCTCTGGCGAGCAAACCTCAGCCGTAGCCGTCTGAACAACGCTGTTGTTTCCAGTTCAACCATACTTGACTCGGGTAAAATAGCCTCAGCAGAACTGGCTGCACACCGCGGTATGATATTTGTTGAACAATAG
- a CDS encoding DegQ family serine endoprotease, whose translation MSKKRAIMKYLLLVFAGIAVGALVFSNVEFSLSSRGLSFSNSPSFATAKNNIENYPIQSLKGFNEAFVQIAESATPSVVTIFTEKTVNQRIGSPFGFWGRPFFDDFFDMPEIAPRNGQKKVLQGIGSGVVVTADGYILTNNHVIDNADAVYIRTFDNKKIDAKVIGKDSKTDLAVIKVNAKNLKPILIGDSDKLRVGEWVIAIGSPLGENFARTVTQGIVSAKGRANVGLADYEDFIQTDAAINPGNSGGPLVNINGELVGINTAIASRTGGFDGIGFAVPSNMAQKVMTALITTGKVTRGYLGVSIQDIDENIAKAMHLKAGEGALVGTVVEGGPAAKIGIKTGDVILDINDQKVTGSIELRNAISSQLPGSMVKFRVLRNGTIMLFQARLEEQPARGVASAMTEEQEKIPAVLGFKAEELTARLAQKLNLVPGSGKVVLTALDPASNAYLAGLRVGDIILTLNRQSVNSFAGYSALIKNIKSGDLLFLLVERKGNKIYFAFNV comes from the coding sequence ATGAGCAAGAAACGAGCAATAATGAAATACCTGCTTCTTGTTTTTGCGGGTATTGCCGTAGGCGCACTTGTCTTTTCGAATGTTGAGTTTAGCCTCTCTTCCAGGGGGTTGAGCTTTTCAAACAGTCCAAGTTTTGCTACGGCAAAAAACAATATTGAGAATTATCCCATCCAGTCACTCAAAGGCTTTAACGAGGCATTTGTGCAGATTGCCGAGTCGGCAACCCCTTCAGTAGTGACGATTTTCACTGAAAAAACGGTAAACCAGCGGATTGGCTCCCCGTTTGGTTTTTGGGGAAGGCCTTTCTTTGATGATTTTTTTGATATGCCGGAGATTGCCCCTCGCAACGGCCAGAAAAAAGTATTGCAGGGCATCGGATCGGGAGTCGTCGTAACGGCTGACGGTTATATTCTGACCAACAATCATGTGATCGATAATGCCGATGCCGTCTATATCCGCACCTTCGATAACAAGAAGATTGATGCCAAAGTAATAGGAAAAGATTCCAAAACCGATCTTGCTGTTATCAAGGTCAATGCAAAAAATCTGAAACCAATCCTGATTGGCGACAGTGACAAACTCAGGGTTGGCGAATGGGTCATTGCCATAGGAAGTCCACTTGGTGAAAATTTTGCACGAACGGTTACTCAGGGTATCGTCAGTGCCAAAGGACGGGCCAATGTCGGGCTGGCCGATTATGAAGACTTCATACAGACTGATGCGGCCATCAATCCGGGAAATTCCGGAGGCCCTCTTGTCAACATCAACGGCGAGCTTGTCGGCATCAATACGGCTATAGCAAGTCGAACCGGTGGATTTGATGGTATAGGATTTGCCGTTCCGTCAAACATGGCCCAAAAAGTAATGACCGCACTCATTACTACCGGAAAAGTTACCCGAGGTTATCTTGGCGTCAGTATCCAGGATATTGATGAAAATATTGCAAAAGCAATGCACCTTAAGGCTGGAGAAGGGGCGCTTGTAGGAACGGTTGTCGAGGGTGGACCTGCGGCAAAGATTGGTATCAAAACCGGCGATGTTATCCTTGATATCAACGATCAAAAGGTTACAGGCAGTATTGAACTGCGTAATGCCATCTCCAGTCAGTTACCCGGATCGATGGTCAAGTTTCGGGTGCTCAGGAACGGAACGATCATGCTTTTTCAGGCCCGTCTTGAAGAACAGCCCGCCAGGGGTGTGGCTTCAGCCATGACAGAAGAACAGGAAAAAATTCCTGCGGTACTCGGTTTTAAGGCCGAGGAGCTTACAGCAAGGCTGGCACAGAAATTGAACCTGGTGCCCGGCTCTGGCAAGGTTGTACTTACAGCTCTTGATCCTGCATCCAATGCCTACCTTGCCGGATTGCGCGTCGGCGATATTATACTTACCCTCAACCGTCAGAGTGTGAACTCGTTTGCCGGGTATAGTGCTCTTATCAAAAACATCAAAAGCGGAGATCTTCTTTTTCTGCTGGTAGAAAGGAAGGGCAATAAAATATATTTTGCGTTTAATGTGTAA
- the lepB gene encoding signal peptidase I, producing MNTQKGKPEKKHSREWFEALVIAAIFATVLRVFVVESYRIPTGSMENTLLAGDFLFVNKYVYGPKVPFTDIRLPGVDKVERGDIIVFKFPKDRSLNYIKRCVAISGDTLEIHDQQLSINRKPVPLPEHGQFIGVKAPAGEGDYMIFPQSSTFNKDNYGPIRIPRKGDVVQLTAATYPLYSSLVADEGHDVSLQGREVFVDGSPAQKYTVQDNYYFAMGDNRDNSLDSRFWGFLSEKDLVGQALVVYWSWDPDLSLLTDPIGKVSSIRWTRPGLLIH from the coding sequence TTGAATACTCAGAAAGGTAAGCCGGAAAAAAAACATTCACGGGAGTGGTTTGAAGCTCTGGTTATTGCTGCGATATTTGCGACCGTTCTTCGTGTTTTTGTTGTTGAATCTTACCGTATTCCAACGGGCTCCATGGAGAATACGCTGCTTGCAGGGGATTTTCTTTTTGTGAACAAATATGTCTATGGGCCAAAAGTGCCCTTTACCGATATACGGCTTCCTGGAGTTGACAAGGTGGAACGAGGCGATATTATTGTTTTCAAGTTTCCCAAAGATCGTTCACTGAACTATATCAAGCGATGTGTTGCCATCAGTGGTGATACCCTTGAGATTCATGACCAGCAACTTTCGATCAACAGAAAACCGGTTCCTCTTCCGGAACATGGACAGTTTATCGGAGTCAAGGCTCCTGCAGGAGAGGGTGATTATATGATTTTTCCACAGTCATCAACCTTCAACAAGGATAACTACGGCCCGATACGCATTCCCCGCAAGGGAGATGTCGTGCAACTGACAGCGGCAACCTATCCGCTTTACAGTTCGCTTGTTGCCGATGAAGGACATGATGTGAGTCTGCAGGGCAGGGAGGTCTTTGTTGACGGTTCTCCAGCTCAGAAGTATACCGTTCAGGACAACTACTATTTTGCAATGGGTGATAATCGCGACAATAGTCTCGACAGTCGTTTCTGGGGCTTTTTATCGGAAAAGGATCTTGTCGGTCAGGCGTTGGTGGTTTATTGGTCATGGGACCCGGATCTTTCATTGCTTACAGATCCCATCGGTAAAGTTAGCTCAATACGATGGACGCGTCCAGGGTTGCTCATTCATTGA
- the thiC gene encoding phosphomethylpyrimidine synthase ThiC, with translation MTNVTENITCPVKRIECIPPEKIYSKGTIFPLEVGMKRVKLSKTYFCNGQEFSSLPLYDTGGPYSDPSVSIDPEKGLPPIRKSWGFQRDEKAASSITQMHFARKGIITPEMEYVSIRENQQLEEWISSFSRGGAKVSPITPEFVRQEIAEGRAIIPANINHPELEPMIIGRKFRVKINANIGNSALGSSIEEEVEKAVWSCRWGADTVMDLSTGANIHQTREWILRNSPVPIGTVPMYQALEKAGGKAEALTWELYRDTLIEQAEQGVDYFTIHAGILLEHLPFAEKRLTGIVSRGGSIMAKWCKYHKEENFLYTRFEEICKILQRYDIAVSLGDALRPGSIIDANDEAQFGELKVLGELTKVAWKYEVQVMIEGPGHVPLHMIRENMDKELAYCHEAPFYTLGPLITDIAAGYDHINSAIGGALIASFGCSMLCYVTPKEHLGLPDRNDVREGVIAHKVAAHGADLAKGNPVSWLQDELMSRARYSFAWEDQFNLSLDPEKIRAVHAQSMAARGHTEKNPHFCTMCGPDFCSMKKSKEAAEQE, from the coding sequence ATGACGAACGTTACTGAAAACATAACTTGTCCGGTGAAGCGCATTGAGTGCATCCCGCCAGAAAAAATTTACTCAAAGGGCACTATTTTCCCGCTTGAGGTGGGAATGAAAAGAGTGAAACTGAGTAAAACCTACTTCTGCAATGGCCAGGAATTCTCCTCCTTACCGCTCTATGATACCGGTGGACCCTATTCTGATCCCTCTGTCAGCATTGACCCTGAAAAGGGACTTCCGCCCATACGGAAGAGCTGGGGGTTTCAGCGCGATGAAAAAGCGGCTTCTTCCATAACTCAGATGCATTTTGCCCGAAAAGGGATCATTACCCCGGAAATGGAATATGTTTCGATCAGAGAGAACCAGCAACTGGAGGAGTGGATCAGCTCATTTTCGAGAGGTGGCGCAAAGGTTTCGCCGATAACGCCGGAGTTTGTCCGCCAGGAGATCGCTGAAGGGCGGGCCATCATTCCTGCCAACATCAACCATCCGGAGCTTGAACCGATGATTATTGGCCGGAAGTTCCGCGTCAAAATCAATGCCAATATCGGCAACTCCGCACTTGGTTCTTCGATTGAGGAAGAGGTGGAAAAGGCTGTCTGGTCATGCCGCTGGGGGGCTGATACCGTCATGGATCTCAGCACGGGCGCCAATATCCATCAAACACGCGAGTGGATTCTGAGAAACTCCCCTGTTCCGATCGGAACGGTTCCTATGTATCAGGCTCTTGAGAAGGCCGGGGGCAAAGCTGAAGCGCTGACATGGGAACTCTACCGCGACACGCTGATTGAACAGGCGGAACAGGGTGTTGACTACTTTACCATTCATGCCGGTATTCTGCTTGAGCATCTTCCCTTTGCTGAAAAACGGTTAACCGGTATTGTATCACGGGGTGGCTCAATCATGGCAAAGTGGTGCAAGTACCATAAAGAGGAGAACTTTCTCTATACCCGGTTTGAAGAGATCTGCAAGATTCTGCAACGATATGACATCGCCGTTTCGCTTGGTGATGCCCTGCGTCCCGGCTCGATCATTGACGCCAACGACGAGGCACAGTTTGGTGAACTCAAGGTGCTCGGAGAACTGACTAAAGTTGCATGGAAATATGAGGTACAGGTGATGATTGAGGGCCCAGGGCACGTTCCGCTGCACATGATCAGGGAGAACATGGATAAAGAGCTTGCGTATTGCCACGAAGCTCCCTTCTATACGCTTGGACCGCTGATTACCGATATTGCCGCCGGGTATGACCATATCAATTCAGCCATCGGTGGAGCGCTTATCGCCAGCTTTGGCTGTTCGATGCTCTGTTATGTCACCCCAAAGGAGCATCTTGGCCTGCCTGACCGTAATGATGTGCGTGAAGGGGTTATTGCCCACAAGGTTGCTGCGCATGGCGCCGATCTGGCAAAAGGTAATCCTGTTTCCTGGCTCCAGGATGAACTGATGAGCAGGGCAAGATATTCATTTGCATGGGAAGATCAGTTCAACCTTTCGCTTGACCCGGAGAAAATCCGTGCAGTGCATGCGCAAAGCATGGCTGCAAGAGGCCATACCGAAAAGAACCCTCATTTCTGCACCATGTGCGGACCTGATTTCTGTTCAATGAAAAAGTCGAAGGAGGCTGCGGAGCAGGAGTAA
- the fmt gene encoding methionyl-tRNA formyltransferase produces the protein MSIMTRIIFMGTPEFAVPSLQALAAEKDTFEIVLVVTGSDKPRRSKHADAEPSPVKVAARALALPVYEVDDVTHPDFADTVASCKADVIVVAAFRILPPAIYEQAALGAFNLHASLLPAYRGAAPINWSIIRGERETGVTTFFLQQRVDTGNIILQERTPIAPNENATDLASRLALIGAQVVVDTVHLIASRSVVVSGQDEALASRAPKLTRDNTRICWSQPVADMHNFIRGLALKPAAWTTFKGKTMKIFRAVPAELSLETLCTASPGTLYVDQGRLCAKGSDGWIELLSLQLEGRKPMEAAEFLRGFRPDAGPLLLQ, from the coding sequence ATGAGTATTATGACGCGGATTATTTTTATGGGGACGCCGGAATTTGCTGTTCCCTCGTTGCAGGCTCTTGCGGCTGAGAAGGACACGTTTGAGATTGTGCTTGTTGTTACCGGATCGGACAAGCCGCGCCGCAGCAAACATGCTGATGCGGAGCCCTCTCCGGTCAAAGTGGCCGCTCGGGCTCTTGCGCTTCCGGTTTATGAGGTTGATGATGTCACCCATCCGGATTTTGCGGATACGGTTGCCTCATGCAAGGCAGATGTCATTGTTGTGGCCGCTTTTCGCATTCTGCCTCCTGCGATCTATGAGCAGGCCGCTCTCGGTGCCTTTAACCTTCACGCCTCACTGCTCCCGGCATATCGGGGTGCTGCGCCCATCAATTGGTCCATAATCAGGGGAGAGCGCGAAACCGGTGTTACGACATTCTTTTTGCAGCAGCGTGTCGATACGGGCAATATTATTTTGCAGGAAAGAACGCCAATAGCGCCCAATGAAAATGCGACCGATCTTGCCAGCCGCCTCGCCTTGATTGGCGCGCAAGTTGTTGTTGATACCGTGCATCTGATTGCTTCCCGCAGTGTAGTGGTATCAGGCCAGGATGAAGCACTCGCTTCAAGAGCGCCCAAGCTCACTCGTGACAATACGCGCATTTGCTGGTCGCAGCCTGTTGCAGATATGCATAATTTTATCAGGGGTCTTGCCCTGAAGCCTGCGGCATGGACTACCTTCAAGGGTAAAACCATGAAGATATTCCGGGCCGTTCCGGCAGAGCTCTCACTTGAAACCCTCTGCACAGCATCTCCTGGCACGCTTTATGTCGATCAGGGGAGGCTCTGTGCAAAAGGCTCCGATGGCTGGATTGAGCTGCTCTCGCTGCAGCTTGAAGGGCGCAAGCCAATGGAGGCTGCTGAATTTCTCAGAGGTTTTCGCCCCGATGCCGGGCCATTGCTTCTCCAGTAG
- the tpiA gene encoding triose-phosphate isomerase has protein sequence MRRKIVVGNWKMNNSVAESVQLATDVLAALGEGFSGCEVGIAPTYLALDATEKVIAESEVQLVAQNCHYENDGAFTGEVSARMILAVGCSSVIIGHSERRQYFGETNATVNLRIKKALSEGLNVILCVGETLAERESGVMETVISSQVREGLDGIIDISAIVIAYEPVWAIGTGKTASSAQAEEVHLFIRTLVTGLYGQTASEKVRIQYGGSVKPSNAAELFAMPNIDGGLIGGASLNADDFAAIVKAASV, from the coding sequence ATGCGCAGAAAAATTGTAGTTGGGAACTGGAAAATGAACAACAGTGTTGCCGAATCGGTGCAGCTTGCAACGGATGTGCTTGCAGCACTTGGTGAGGGTTTTTCGGGCTGTGAGGTTGGTATAGCGCCGACCTATCTTGCCCTTGATGCTACAGAAAAGGTGATTGCAGAGAGTGAAGTTCAGCTTGTTGCCCAGAACTGCCATTATGAAAATGATGGCGCATTTACCGGAGAGGTATCGGCCAGAATGATCCTTGCTGTTGGCTGTTCTTCCGTTATTATCGGCCATTCCGAGCGTCGTCAGTATTTCGGCGAAACAAATGCTACGGTAAATCTCAGGATAAAAAAGGCCTTGTCGGAAGGGCTGAACGTTATCCTCTGTGTTGGTGAAACACTTGCAGAACGCGAATCAGGCGTCATGGAAACTGTTATCTCTTCACAGGTCAGGGAAGGGCTCGACGGTATCATCGATATCAGTGCCATTGTCATTGCCTATGAGCCAGTCTGGGCTATTGGTACCGGAAAAACAGCAAGTTCAGCACAGGCTGAAGAGGTGCATCTCTTTATTCGCACACTTGTCACTGGACTTTATGGTCAGACAGCCTCAGAGAAAGTTCGTATCCAGTATGGTGGAAGTGTCAAGCCTTCAAATGCGGCCGAACTCTTTGCCATGCCGAACATCGATGGTGGTTTGATTGGAGGAGCGAGCCTCAATGCAGATGATTTTGCCGCAATCGTTAAAGCTGCTTCCGTTTAA
- the trpE gene encoding anthranilate synthase component I gives MPENQRHAPYCLKPLFKEVHADTETPVSVYLKLQRPFSCLLESVEGEELLARFSYIAIDPVAILRGFVDGPTDIEILDEKFSALREIGRSETNLRLQIDHLLAAFETREIPRKKNGTPQMITSGVFGYFGYDAMHLVEKIPMPERPDPAGLPDIFLLFCDTLVVFDNIMRKVFIVSNYLDEIDKPLALQKIELIAEQMFRPLRREEITFGAERPEPVLSNTTRDEYLQKVGKAKEYIVAGDIFQVQISQRLRRPLHTRSFDVYRMLRTINPSPYLYYFDMEEFKIVGSSPELLVKVERDSYGRRIVDTRPIAGTRHRGSTFEEDERNARELLADEKELAEHLMLIDLSRNDIGRIAKIGTVETNEMMVIEKYSHVMHIVSNVRGELRDELGAMDAFWSCFPAGTLTGAPKVRAMEIIYELEKEKRGLYGGAVGFLDFKGNLTTAIAIRTMVVEDNTIYFQAAGGIVADSKPESEYEETMNKMKAGLTAVEHIEALSEP, from the coding sequence ATGCCAGAAAATCAAAGGCATGCTCCCTATTGTCTCAAGCCGCTGTTCAAGGAGGTTCATGCCGACACCGAGACGCCGGTTTCAGTTTATCTGAAACTGCAGCGCCCTTTTTCATGCCTTCTTGAATCGGTAGAGGGTGAAGAGCTTCTTGCCCGCTTTTCCTATATAGCTATTGACCCGGTCGCTATCCTCAGAGGTTTTGTGGATGGTCCAACGGATATTGAGATTCTTGATGAAAAATTCAGTGCTCTCCGTGAAATTGGTCGTTCAGAGACAAATCTACGCCTGCAGATTGATCACCTGCTTGCCGCGTTTGAAACCAGAGAGATACCAAGAAAAAAGAATGGTACACCCCAAATGATTACCTCGGGTGTTTTTGGCTATTTCGGTTATGATGCCATGCACCTTGTTGAAAAGATTCCAATGCCAGAGCGTCCGGATCCGGCAGGGTTGCCCGATATTTTTCTGCTTTTCTGTGATACACTTGTGGTTTTTGATAATATTATGCGCAAGGTCTTCATTGTCTCCAACTACCTTGACGAGATTGACAAACCTCTCGCATTGCAGAAAATAGAGCTGATCGCTGAACAGATGTTCCGACCACTTCGGCGTGAAGAGATAACCTTTGGGGCTGAGCGGCCGGAACCAGTACTCTCCAATACGACAAGAGATGAGTACCTGCAGAAGGTAGGGAAAGCGAAAGAGTACATTGTGGCAGGAGATATTTTTCAGGTACAGATTTCACAGCGTCTCCGTCGTCCTCTCCATACCCGCTCTTTTGATGTTTACCGGATGCTGAGAACCATCAATCCCTCTCCATATCTCTATTACTTTGATATGGAGGAGTTCAAAATTGTCGGTTCATCGCCCGAATTGCTGGTAAAGGTTGAGCGCGACAGCTATGGCCGTCGTATCGTCGATACCCGTCCTATTGCAGGCACAAGACACCGGGGCAGTACATTTGAAGAGGATGAACGCAACGCCCGTGAACTGCTGGCCGATGAAAAAGAGCTTGCGGAGCATTTGATGCTCATCGATTTGAGCCGGAACGATATCGGCAGAATTGCTAAAATCGGTACAGTCGAGACCAATGAGATGATGGTTATTGAAAAATATTCGCATGTCATGCATATTGTCAGTAACGTTCGTGGAGAGCTTCGTGATGAACTTGGCGCTATGGATGCTTTCTGGTCCTGTTTTCCGGCAGGTACTCTTACAGGCGCACCCAAGGTTCGTGCCATGGAGATCATTTATGAACTCGAAAAGGAAAAACGGGGTCTGTATGGTGGCGCAGTCGGATTTCTTGATTTCAAGGGTAATCTCACGACGGCGATTGCTATCCGGACAATGGTGGTTGAAGACAATACCATCTATTTTCAGGCGGCTGGCGGGATTGTCGCCGATTCAAAACCCGAATCCGAATATGAAGAGACTATGAATAAAATGAAGGCAGGTTTAACCGCTGTTGAACATATCGAAGCTTTATCAGAACCATAA